Proteins from one Hyperolius riggenbachi isolate aHypRig1 chromosome 2, aHypRig1.pri, whole genome shotgun sequence genomic window:
- the LOC137544280 gene encoding uncharacterized protein: MYPDLLLLICVAAYMRRRPRTRRYWVHPILQQRRRKGQFWTLYRDLRQHPDKFFGYTRMSVGSFDCLLSKLKDALQRQDTNYRRAITPTERLLITLRFLATGHSYAALHYQFLMGRSTIRYLVLDTCKLIWKTLQPEFMPPPDLPMWEANIQHFWEKHQFPNCLGAVDGKHVRIVMPAATGSVYYNYKKYFSLVLMAVVDPNLKFIYVDVGAYGSSHDSAVFQHSRFGLKLLTGQMTLPAPRPWPDTQHPPYPCVFVADEAFALSEHVMRPYAQRDMSLKKKVFNQRLTKARQVVECAFGILSNKWRIFHTALKMQPQYAIAVVKATCVLHNYVRTLDGMHTEEEEEIPPCALQNVAPSTLRGPISAIQMRDKLADYFVP, translated from the exons ATGTATCCTGATTTGCTATTACTAATATGTGTAGCAGCATATATGAGACGCAGGCCAAGGACACGGAGATACTGGGTGCATCCCATACTGCAACAGCGGCGCAGGAAGGGTCAATTTTGGACACTCTATCGTGACTTGAGGCAGCATCCAGACAAGTTCTTTGGCTACACCAGAATGTCTGTGGGCAG TTTTGATTGTCTACTGTCCAAATTGAAGGATGCCCTTCAAAGACAAGATACTAATTATCGCCGTGCAATCACTCCAACGGAGCGTCTCCTCATAACTTTGAG atttctggcaacaggaCATTCATATGCAGCTCTGCATTATCAGTTCCTGATGGGAAGATCTACTATCCGCTACCTGGTTTTGGACACATGCAAACTGATTTGGAAAACACTGCAGCCCGAATTTATGCCACCTCCTGATCTACCTATGTGGGAGGCTAATATTCAGCATTTCTGGGAAAAGCATCAATTCCCTAACTGCCTAGGAGCAGTGGATGGGAAACATGTCCGTATTGTTATGCCTGCAGCCACTGGCAGTGtgtattacaattataaaaaatatttctctctTGTGCTCATGGCTGTGGTGGATCCGAATTTAAAATTTATATATGTGGATGTGGGTGCTTACGGCAGTTCACATGATTCTGCTGTTTTCCAACACAGCAGATTTGGCTTGAAACTCCTAACTGGCCAAATGACCTTACCAGCACCACGACCCTGGCCTGACACACAACATCCACCTTACCCGTGTGTGTTTGTGGCTGATGAGGCATTTGCTCTATCCGAGCATGTGATGCGGCCTTATGCCCAAAGAGATATGtctctgaaaaaaaaagtgtttaatcaGCGCCTTACCAAAGCCAGGCAAGTGGTGGAATGTGCTTTTGGCATACTTTCTAACAAATGGCGCATTTTTCATACTGCCCTAAAAATGCAACCACAGTATGCAATAGCAGTTGTGAAGGCCACATGTGTTTTACACAATTATGTAAGAACATTAGATGGCAtgcacacagaggaggaggaggagattccaCCCTGTGCTCTTCAAAATGTTGCCCCTTCTACCTTACGTGGGCCTATTTCTGCCATTCAAATGCGAGATAAACTCGCAGATTACTTTGTGCCATAA
- the LOC137544281 gene encoding uncharacterized protein: MQMRFLSESALPGQSVLPVVLLCMRDCREGLCKMSGTWFTTENLIIKIQNSPELYDKTLPGHKDHQRLHDIWRNIAHEFLGEKWEKLSPKTQEAKVGLLRKRWKSVRDSYKKELEKQYQESKSGCGSSQRTRYKFCGILEFMRKHHESAETEDSLPPDPDPEEAEIDAGHNTSSDLEVDDLTPQDGDTATLDESDSTTADQTQPSTLTTRPRTTHRSSRGVRASTQGRRIARGMSRAEYDHKLITSIEKAVDHMEKREEEIKQLKEPCTQYLLSLVPLLQKVPPDKQWAARHAISETLGKFLQTQPGRRK; encoded by the exons ATGCAGATGCGttttttgtcagaatctgctcttccaggtcaaagtgtacttcctgttGTTCTGCTTtgcatgagggattgcagagaagGTTTGTGCAAGATGTCTGGCACGTGGTTTACCACAGAAAATTTAATAATTAAAATACAGAATAGTCCAGAGCTGTATGACAAGACATTGCCTGGACACAAAGATCATCAAAGGCTGCATGACATCTGGAGAAACATTGCCCATGAGTTCCTGGgtgaaaaatgggaaaaattgtCACCAAAGACTCAAGAAGCAAAAG TTGGTCTCCTGCGCAAAAGATGGAAGTCTGTGCGAGACAGTTATAAAAAGGAGCTGGAGAAACAATATCAAGAATCTAAAAGTGGGTGTGGAAGTTCCCAAAGAACAAGATATAAATTCTGTGGGATTCTGGAATTTATGAGAAAACATCATGAGTCGGCTGA AACTGAAGATAGCCTGCCACCTGATCCTGATCCTGAGGAGGCGGAAATAGATGCAGGCCACAACACTAGCAGTGATCTGGAAGTGGATGATTTAACTCCACAGGATGGTGACACAGCTACACTGGATGAGAGTGACTCAACAACTGCTGATCAAACACAACCCAGTACACTAACTACTAGGCCACGCACAACTCACAGATCTAGTAGAGGTGTGAGGGCATCaacacaaggcaggagaatagcaagaggtatgagcagggctgaatatgATCACAAGCTCATTACTTCTATTGAAAAGGCTGTGGATCatatggagaagcgagaggaggaaATCAAACAATTAAAAGAGCCATGCACCCAGTATCTGCTAAGTTTAGTGCCATTGTTACAGAAAGTGCCACCAGATAAGCAATGGGCAGCCAGACATGCCATATCTGAGACCCTGGGCAAATTTTTGCAAACTCAGCCAGGCAGAAGAAAATAG